From a single Pseudomonas sp. A34-9 genomic region:
- the acnA gene encoding aconitate hydratase AcnA, producing MPSLDSLKTLKTLQIDDKTYHYFSLPDAAKSLGDLARLPMSLKVLLENLLRWEDEKTVTGADLKAIAAWLKERRSDREIQYRPARVLMQDFTGVPAVVDLAAMRAAMAKAGGDPQRINPLSPVDLVIDHSVMVDKFATPSAFEQNVDIEMQRNGERYAFLRWGQSAFDNFSVVPPGTGICHQVNLEYLGRTVWTKDEDGRTYAFPDTLVGTDSHTTMINGLGVLGWGVGGIEAEAAMLGQPVSMLIPEVIGFKLTGKLKEGITATDLVLTVTQMLRKKGVVGKFVEFYGDGLADLPLADRATIANMAPEYGATCGFFPVDDVTLEYLRLSGRPPETVKLVEAYTKAQGLWRLPGQEPVFTDSLALDMGSVEASLAGPKRPQDRVSLPNVPQAFSDFIDLQFKPTSKEEGRLESEGGGGVAVGNADLVGETEYEYEGHTYRLKNGAVVIAAITSCTNTSNPSVMMAAGLLAKKAVERGLTRKPWVKSSLAPGSKVVTDYYKAAGLTQYLDQLGFSLVGYGCTTCIGNSGPLPEPIEKAIQKADLTVASVLSGNRNFEGRVHPLVKTNWLASPPLVVAYALAGSVRSDISSEPLGEDQQGNPVYLRDIWPSSKEIADAVNQVNTAMFHKEYAEVFAGDEQWQAIEVPQAATYVWQDDSTYIQHPPFFDDISGPLPQIQDVKGARVLALLGDSVTTDHISPAGNIKADSPAGRYLREKGVEPRDFNSYGSRRGNHEVMMRGTFANIRIRNEMLGGEEGGNTIYIPTGEKLAIYDAAMKYQASGTPLVVIAGQEYGTGSSRDWAAKGTNLLGVKAVIAESFERIHRSNLVGMGILPLQFKLDQNRKSLNLTGKETFEIQGLTGVELTPRMNLPLVITREDGRQEKIEVLCRIDTLNEVEYFKAGGILHYVLRQLIAS from the coding sequence ATGCCGTCCCTCGATAGCCTGAAAACGCTCAAAACCCTGCAAATCGACGACAAGACCTACCACTATTTCAGCCTGCCGGATGCCGCCAAAAGCCTGGGCGACCTCGCCCGGCTGCCGATGTCACTGAAAGTCCTGCTGGAGAACCTGCTGCGCTGGGAAGATGAAAAAACTGTCACCGGTGCCGACCTCAAGGCGATTGCCGCGTGGCTCAAGGAGCGCCGCTCCGATCGGGAAATCCAGTACCGCCCTGCCCGCGTCTTGATGCAAGACTTTACCGGCGTCCCCGCCGTGGTCGACCTCGCCGCCATGCGTGCAGCGATGGCCAAGGCCGGCGGCGATCCGCAAAGAATCAATCCGCTTTCACCGGTGGATCTAGTGATCGACCACTCGGTGATGGTCGACAAGTTCGCCACGCCCAGCGCTTTCGAACAGAACGTCGACATCGAGATGCAACGTAACGGCGAACGTTATGCCTTTCTACGTTGGGGCCAAAGCGCCTTCGACAACTTCAGCGTAGTGCCGCCGGGCACCGGCATCTGTCATCAGGTCAACCTTGAATACCTCGGTCGCACCGTGTGGACCAAGGATGAAGACGGCCGCACTTATGCGTTCCCCGACACATTGGTCGGCACTGACTCGCACACCACCATGATCAACGGCCTCGGCGTACTCGGCTGGGGTGTCGGCGGCATCGAAGCGGAGGCGGCGATGCTCGGGCAACCGGTGTCGATGCTGATTCCGGAGGTGATCGGTTTCAAACTCACCGGCAAACTCAAGGAAGGCATCACCGCTACCGACCTGGTGCTGACCGTCACGCAAATGCTGCGCAAGAAAGGTGTAGTCGGCAAATTCGTCGAGTTTTACGGTGACGGCCTCGCTGATCTGCCGCTGGCCGACCGCGCGACCATCGCCAACATGGCCCCGGAATACGGCGCAACGTGCGGTTTCTTCCCTGTCGACGACGTGACGCTGGAATACCTGCGCCTGTCGGGTCGGCCGCCAGAAACGGTGAAACTGGTCGAGGCCTACACCAAGGCGCAAGGACTGTGGCGCCTGCCCGGTCAGGAACCGGTGTTCACCGACAGTCTGGCGCTGGACATGGGCAGCGTCGAAGCCAGCCTCGCCGGACCGAAACGCCCGCAGGATCGCGTGTCGCTGCCGAACGTACCGCAGGCCTTCAGCGACTTCATCGATCTGCAATTCAAACCCACCAGCAAAGAAGAAGGACGCCTGGAAAGTGAGGGCGGTGGGGGTGTCGCGGTGGGCAATGCCGATCTGGTCGGGGAAACCGAGTACGAATACGAAGGCCACACCTATCGCTTGAAAAACGGTGCGGTGGTCATCGCTGCGATCACTTCTTGCACTAACACCTCCAACCCGAGCGTGATGATGGCCGCCGGGCTGTTGGCCAAAAAGGCCGTTGAGAGAGGCCTGACCCGCAAACCGTGGGTAAAGAGTTCGCTGGCACCGGGTTCAAAAGTGGTCACCGATTACTACAAAGCTGCGGGGCTGACGCAATACCTCGATCAGCTCGGGTTTTCACTGGTTGGCTATGGCTGCACCACCTGCATCGGCAACTCGGGACCGCTGCCCGAGCCGATCGAGAAAGCCATCCAGAAAGCCGACCTGACCGTGGCATCGGTGCTGTCCGGCAACCGCAACTTCGAAGGCCGCGTGCATCCACTGGTAAAAACCAACTGGCTGGCCTCGCCACCGCTGGTGGTCGCCTATGCCTTGGCCGGCAGTGTGCGCAGCGATATCAGCAGCGAACCGCTGGGCGAGGACCAGCAAGGTAATCCGGTGTACCTGCGCGATATCTGGCCATCGAGTAAAGAGATCGCCGATGCGGTCAATCAGGTCAACACGGCGATGTTCCACAAGGAATACGCCGAGGTGTTTGCCGGTGATGAACAGTGGCAGGCCATCGAGGTGCCCCAAGCGGCGACGTATGTGTGGCAGGACGACTCGACCTACATTCAGCATCCACCCTTCTTCGACGATATTTCCGGTCCGCTGCCGCAAATCCAGGATGTCAAAGGCGCGCGCGTCTTGGCCCTGCTCGGCGATTCGGTGACCACCGACCACATCTCCCCTGCGGGCAATATCAAGGCTGACAGCCCGGCCGGGCGTTATCTGCGCGAAAAGGGTGTCGAGCCTCGGGATTTCAACTCTTACGGCTCACGGCGTGGCAATCATGAAGTGATGATGCGCGGCACCTTCGCCAATATTCGTATCCGCAACGAAATGCTCGGCGGCGAAGAAGGTGGCAACACAATCTATATTCCGACCGGCGAGAAACTGGCGATCTACGACGCGGCGATGAAGTATCAGGCTTCGGGCACGCCACTGGTGGTGATTGCCGGGCAAGAATACGGCACGGGTTCCAGCCGTGACTGGGCAGCCAAAGGCACTAATCTGCTGGGGGTGAAAGCGGTGATCGCCGAAAGCTTCGAGCGAATTCACCGCTCCAACCTGGTGGGCATGGGCATATTGCCGCTGCAGTTCAAGCTCGATCAGAACCGCAAGAGCCTCAACCTCACTGGCAAGGAAACCTTCGAAATCCAGGGTCTGACCGGCGTCGAGCTGACACCACGGATGAACCTGCCGCTGGTAATCACCCGCGAGGACGGGCGCCAGGAGAAAATCGAGGTGTTGTGCCGGATCGATACATTGAACGAGGTGGAGTACTTCAAGGCGGGCGGGATTTTGCATTACGTCCTGCGCCAGTTGATTGCCTCGTAA
- a CDS encoding aminoglycoside phosphotransferase family protein, which yields MTVADIFQPWLKRWALLPDGAPIIMPGSRLLPVRVNDTPAMLKVALDVDEKYGNRLMTWWDGDGAARVLAHHEDGLLMERAMGRRSLMHMAMHGEDDEAGRILCLALERLHAPRETPAPPLVELGPWFASLRRAAAQHDGLYRLSLQTAEALLADPQEVVVLHGDMHHDNVLDFESRGWLAIDPKRVKGERGFDYANLICNPDLPTAGDPQRFRRQLAVIVEAAGLDRRRLLQWVLAFAGLSAAWFLEDDELEQASGQLKVAQIAASMLDA from the coding sequence GTGACGGTGGCTGATATTTTCCAACCTTGGCTCAAGCGCTGGGCACTGCTCCCGGACGGTGCGCCGATCATCATGCCCGGCAGCCGTCTGTTGCCGGTCCGCGTGAACGACACACCGGCGATGCTCAAGGTGGCGCTGGATGTCGACGAAAAGTATGGCAATCGGCTGATGACCTGGTGGGACGGTGACGGCGCTGCGCGAGTGTTGGCGCATCATGAGGATGGCCTGCTGATGGAGCGTGCCATGGGCCGGCGCTCGCTGATGCACATGGCAATGCATGGCGAAGATGACGAGGCTGGCCGGATTCTGTGTTTGGCGCTGGAGCGCCTGCATGCACCGCGCGAAACGCCAGCGCCGCCGCTGGTCGAGCTGGGGCCGTGGTTTGCATCGCTGCGACGCGCTGCTGCGCAACATGACGGTCTCTACCGCCTGAGCCTGCAAACCGCCGAAGCCCTGCTCGCCGATCCACAGGAAGTGGTGGTGCTGCACGGCGACATGCATCACGACAATGTGCTGGATTTCGAATCGCGTGGCTGGCTGGCAATCGATCCGAAACGGGTCAAGGGTGAGCGCGGTTTTGACTATGCGAACCTGATTTGCAACCCGGACCTGCCGACGGCCGGCGATCCTCAGCGCTTTCGCCGCCAGCTTGCGGTGATTGTCGAGGCTGCCGGGCTCGATCGCCGCAGATTGCTGCAGTGGGTGCTGGCGTTCGCCGGTTTGTCCGCAGCGTGGTTTCTGGAGGATGACGAACTGGAGCAGGCCTCAGGGCAGCTGAAAGTCGCACAGATCGCGGCGTCCATGCTCGATGCCTGA
- a CDS encoding SRPBCC family protein has translation MKPVPNSFERKITLKASRSHVWRALVDAEAFGQWFGVALEGRRFIAGEWTQGQVTYPGYEHVLWNVLIERVEPQQLFSFRWHPYAVNPKIDYSQEPTTLVKFELQDYEDGTLLKVSESGFAHIPDVRQKEAYFMDSRGWEEQLSRLEQFLAESAKARERDGG, from the coding sequence ATGAAACCAGTACCCAATAGTTTCGAACGCAAGATCACGCTCAAGGCGTCGCGTTCCCATGTCTGGCGTGCATTGGTCGATGCCGAGGCGTTTGGCCAGTGGTTTGGGGTGGCGCTTGAGGGCAGGCGGTTTATTGCCGGCGAATGGACGCAAGGGCAGGTCACGTATCCCGGTTATGAACATGTGTTGTGGAATGTGCTGATCGAGCGGGTCGAGCCACAGCAGTTGTTTTCGTTTCGCTGGCATCCGTATGCGGTGAATCCGAAAATCGACTATTCCCAGGAGCCGACCACGCTGGTCAAGTTCGAGCTGCAGGATTACGAGGACGGCACGCTGCTCAAGGTTTCCGAGTCAGGTTTCGCGCACATTCCCGATGTCCGCCAGAAAGAGGCCTATTTCATGGACAGCCGGGGTTGGGAGGAGCAATTGAGCCGGCTCGAACAGTTTCTGGCGGAAAGCGCCAAGGCTCGCGAGCGTGACGGTGGCTGA